The following are encoded together in the Planctobacterium marinum genome:
- the plsB gene encoding glycerol-3-phosphate 1-O-acyltransferase PlsB yields the protein MAWYQNLFFNLVKYPTRWLVKTSNIPADIESELGIDKHRPIVYLLRTNSLTDRVALEISTKMLGLPAPDKQLKIGPKKQASCLFLQEPESLLSKKTKHTDINKSFTRLFKMHRNDEELDLQIVPVSIFWGRAPGKETRGWAELLADRASPSWLRKFFIVLFLGRDNFVYYSPAVSSKKMATTHGTDSEIAHKLIRLARTHFYRRQQSMNGPMLMDRHQLFNSILGSASVKRAMALEAKESPAELVKARARAKSYISEIAADYREGVIRLGDRLLGRVWNKIYNGIEVKNADKVRELAQNGHEIIYVPCHRSHMDYLLLTYVIYHEGLVTPHIAAGINLNFWPIGGVFRRGGAFFIRRSFAGNKLYTAVFREYLEQLFNKGYSVKFYAEGGRSRTGRLLPPKTGMLAMTIQAMVKGVKRPVSIVPVYIGYEHVMEVKSYLKELRGKNKEKESFLGVFSAIRKLKNYGYGFLNFGEPIHLGQYLDAKTPEWRQDQASIDDKKPAWLTPTVNSLSHNINERINQASAVSGMALASLCLLAAEKRAMSREELLQVMESYLSLLRQCPFSEQSSFPQVSAEKLLENTLRLEKFDVSEDSFGEIISIERSNAIILTYYRNNILHMFCIPGLIAAIVIAHGECRREQLLTLVGRIYPLLKKELFIYMSEEQAMAYTNSLIDGMVTQGMLINNDDTLTPAETSSVQFYSLWLLKSVIQETLQRYALVLNQLEQLGTTSRGALEKRSRQVAERMSTLQGISAPEFYDKNVLATFIAAAREYDIWEANEEGLLLHSDKSRELQNLLFSLVSPEFVKRLQQIK from the coding sequence ATGGCTTGGTATCAAAATCTCTTTTTTAACTTGGTTAAATACCCGACCCGTTGGTTAGTAAAAACCAGCAACATTCCCGCTGACATAGAGAGTGAATTGGGGATCGACAAACATCGTCCGATTGTATACCTGTTGCGTACCAATTCCCTGACCGACAGAGTGGCGCTCGAAATATCTACGAAAATGCTGGGATTGCCAGCTCCGGACAAACAATTAAAAATTGGTCCTAAAAAACAAGCCAGCTGCTTGTTTTTACAAGAGCCAGAATCATTACTTTCCAAAAAAACCAAACATACTGATATCAATAAAAGCTTTACCCGCTTGTTCAAAATGCATCGCAATGACGAAGAGCTGGACCTGCAAATTGTGCCGGTCTCAATTTTCTGGGGGCGAGCGCCCGGAAAGGAAACCAGAGGCTGGGCAGAACTGCTGGCCGACCGAGCTTCACCTTCCTGGTTGCGCAAGTTTTTTATCGTGCTATTCCTGGGCAGAGATAATTTTGTCTATTACAGCCCGGCTGTTTCCAGTAAAAAAATGGCCACTACTCACGGCACTGATTCGGAGATCGCCCATAAGTTAATCCGATTGGCAAGAACCCATTTTTATCGCCGCCAGCAAAGCATGAACGGTCCGATGCTGATGGACCGCCATCAATTATTCAACAGTATTTTAGGCTCAGCTTCAGTAAAACGGGCTATGGCGTTAGAAGCCAAGGAATCACCAGCTGAACTGGTAAAAGCCCGTGCTCGCGCTAAAAGTTACATCTCCGAAATCGCCGCTGATTATCGAGAGGGCGTCATTCGCTTGGGGGATCGTTTACTTGGTCGAGTCTGGAATAAAATCTACAACGGTATTGAGGTAAAAAATGCCGATAAAGTTAGGGAACTTGCACAAAACGGCCATGAAATCATCTATGTTCCTTGCCACAGGAGTCACATGGATTATCTGTTACTCACCTACGTTATTTACCACGAAGGCTTAGTAACACCCCATATCGCCGCGGGTATTAATCTCAACTTCTGGCCCATCGGCGGTGTATTTCGACGCGGCGGTGCTTTTTTCATTCGACGCTCCTTTGCCGGCAACAAGCTCTATACAGCGGTATTTCGGGAATACCTTGAACAGCTGTTTAACAAAGGCTATTCGGTGAAGTTCTATGCTGAAGGTGGTCGCAGCAGAACCGGTCGATTACTCCCGCCCAAGACCGGCATGTTAGCCATGACCATACAAGCAATGGTAAAAGGCGTTAAACGCCCGGTGAGTATCGTGCCAGTTTATATTGGTTACGAGCATGTCATGGAGGTAAAAAGTTATCTGAAGGAACTCAGAGGTAAGAACAAAGAAAAAGAATCCTTTTTGGGAGTATTTTCTGCCATACGCAAACTCAAGAATTATGGTTACGGATTTCTAAATTTTGGCGAACCCATTCACTTGGGCCAGTACCTTGATGCAAAAACACCAGAGTGGCGCCAAGATCAAGCCTCCATTGATGACAAAAAGCCAGCTTGGTTAACCCCTACGGTTAACAGCTTAAGCCACAATATCAATGAACGCATTAATCAAGCCTCGGCTGTAAGCGGGATGGCTCTGGCATCACTGTGTTTATTGGCCGCAGAAAAACGGGCCATGAGTCGAGAAGAGCTATTGCAAGTCATGGAGAGCTACCTGAGCCTGTTGCGTCAATGCCCCTTTAGTGAACAAAGCAGTTTTCCACAAGTCAGCGCCGAAAAGTTATTGGAAAACACCTTGCGCCTGGAAAAATTCGATGTCAGTGAAGACAGCTTTGGTGAGATCATTTCTATTGAGCGCAGTAACGCCATTATTCTAACCTATTACCGCAACAACATTTTGCACATGTTTTGTATACCCGGATTAATTGCTGCCATTGTAATAGCGCATGGAGAGTGTCGCCGAGAGCAATTGCTCACCTTGGTTGGTCGCATTTATCCTTTGCTCAAAAAAGAGCTATTCATCTATATGAGTGAAGAACAGGCAATGGCGTACACCAACAGTCTAATTGACGGTATGGTGACCCAAGGCATGTTAATCAATAATGACGATACATTAACACCTGCCGAAACCAGTAGTGTGCAATTCTACAGCCTGTGGTTGCTGAAATCCGTGATCCAGGAAACCTTGCAGCGCTACGCATTAGTACTCAATCAACTGGAACAACTGGGCACAACCTCACGCGGCGCACTGGAAAAACGCAGTCGCCAGGTAGCAGAGCGCATGTCGACACTACAAGGCATAAGCGCGCCAGAGTTTTACGATAAAAATGTGTTAGCCACTTTTATTGCTGCAGCAAGAGAATATGACATTTGGGAAGCAAATGAAGAGGGATTATTGTTACATTCAGACAAAAGCCGTGAGCTGCAAAATTTGTTGTTTAGCTTGGTATCACCGGAATTTGTAAAGCGATTACAGCAGATCAAGTAG
- the lexA gene encoding transcriptional repressor LexA: MRPLTLRQEQVLTLIKDTIADTGMPPTRAEIARQLGFKSANAAEEHLKALARKGVIEILPGTSRGIRLVGQLDEPAEDDGLPLIGKVAAGEPILAQEHIESHYQVAANMFQPEAHYLLRVDGESMKDIGIMDGDLLAVHRTNQARNGQVVVARVEDDVTVKRFEKSGAEVLLHAENSDFAPIKVDLNSQPLNIEGIAVGIIRNNAWM; this comes from the coding sequence ATGCGCCCACTAACATTGCGTCAAGAACAAGTTCTTACCCTTATAAAAGATACTATTGCCGATACCGGTATGCCGCCAACCAGAGCCGAAATTGCAAGGCAATTAGGCTTCAAGAGCGCGAATGCTGCCGAGGAACACCTCAAAGCATTGGCTCGTAAAGGTGTTATAGAGATTCTACCTGGTACTTCCAGGGGAATTCGTCTTGTGGGTCAGCTAGATGAACCCGCTGAAGATGATGGCTTGCCGTTAATTGGTAAAGTGGCAGCAGGTGAGCCCATATTGGCTCAAGAGCATATTGAGAGTCATTACCAGGTGGCTGCAAATATGTTTCAGCCTGAGGCTCATTATTTATTAAGAGTCGATGGCGAGAGCATGAAAGACATCGGTATTATGGATGGCGACTTGTTGGCTGTGCATCGTACTAACCAGGCGCGCAATGGCCAGGTAGTGGTAGCGCGTGTCGAAGATGATGTCACTGTAAAACGGTTTGAAAAGTCTGGTGCTGAGGTTCTGCTTCATGCCGAGAACAGTGATTTTGCTCCTATTAAGGTGGATTTGAACTCGCAACCTTTAAATATTGAAGGTATTGCTGTTGGAATCATCCGAAATAATGCCTGGATGTAA